In Lycium ferocissimum isolate CSIRO_LF1 chromosome 3, AGI_CSIRO_Lferr_CH_V1, whole genome shotgun sequence, the genomic window TAACAGCATATATGCAACGAATTTAGTCATTATTCAACTATAGTTTACTAGTACAATAAGCAGAATCTGAGTTATGTATGGATCAGGGTGGATCCTATTCTTGACTATAAATCTATCACGTTAGTTACAAGTTTGTGTTAGCTTACTATCGACAATATATGTATGAGATAATGATTAAAAACACACTTGAACTATCATTTTTTCACGAGTTTTACACTTCAACTATTAACTGTTCTCTTTTTCTACATTAACTATCatcatctatgtattaaaaacACACCTAgttgatagtttaggtaggaaaaagaaacaactgatagttggtCTAATCAGCTTCGAGGTGTGCTATCATACATAGATAGTGATATTTCAGgtaggaaaagaaaacaaatgatAGCTGGGGTATGAAACTcgcaaaaaagtgatagttcaggtgtgtttaTGACTATTAACTCTAAACGTATTGATGTTGTGCTATAGTCACTTtactcaaaaaacaaaaaaacaaaaaagtttgaTGCACTAGCTTGCGCTATGCGCGCAATCCAGGATAGGGGAGGGCCACATTATAATTAGGTCAAAGATTGTTTCGACGGCTTAAACTTGTGACCTCTTGGTCACAAAACGGCAACTCTTACCGTTGTCCCAAAATTCCCtaacaagaaaatgaaaaaaaaaaaaactaaaaattcttaaaattaaATAGATCAATACTTTTTTCCAAACTTCTTATTCAACTAGGTAATTTAATTGGGATATTTGACTGAAGAATTaagtcatcaataggatcagcATCAAAACAAAACTCCAAATGGAGATTTATTTTCATGCATGTGGTGGTTCAGCTGCAGCATCTCAATTAAGTTTCAAATTGAGTCTAAGCAGCatcattaaaaattattatacACTTTGAAAATTGGTATTTTCTGACTCAAGCACCGTACATAAGCACTTGCAAGAACGTTATTATTCCCAATTTCCAATTAGTTTAATAGTAataatcttctttttttcaaaaccaacaAGGCAGTATTCAATTCATTCAAGAGATGTCCCAAGTACAACATCATCTGTAAGACTGTAACCCATCTTGGTAATACATATttccgaaaaagaaaaaaattatgtagAAGCGAAATGGAAAATTCAGCTAAACTATCAGcgattattttattcttttatataaCCATTCGATATCTGGAATCCATAgttcgattaatttaaatttgtgtCTCATAGCCCTATTTAATGAAGTGCTCTCTATGATTGATCCATTTCCAAGGGAACAAGATGAGAAATTACGTTCCAAGATTTAATTTAGAAATATATACAATATTTAGAGTACATGTGCCTTCACAAGTAGCATGAATCTCCCAAGAAGCATGAAGTCCAAATATATAATACACCTATATAATTTAGCTATGATCCACATATAATGTAAGGCACATTATTAATGATCATGAAATCGACCCAATATGTGCAAAATCTTGGTTGAAATGTGAAATTGTATATCTTCTCAATTTTCTcataaagatatggagacatcaTGCATGGAGATAAAGGATAAAAAGGTAAAGAAAAATGCAACTCATTAAGTTGGATGCCAATGAACATGTACAAGTTGAGTGACAACTTATATTAATGGAATTGTTATATGATGTTCCCTAAACATAAGATTTgattttatcaaattttctCTTCCGATCCGTTCCCTATCCTGCAGGATTTCATTtcgaagaaaaagaaacaaacaaaaaaaaaatgtatacaaaTTACTCTATTGGTGCTGTTTGACTGACatgggaattttgaaatttgtttgATACTTAACTTGAACATAAGTAAACTACTACTAATACTCTTTCAATAAGGTTCACAATTAATCACGTTAATTTTCTGAAGAACATGTCATCAAGAATAAATTGAGGCTAAAAGTATTAAATATTCttagaaaaatgagaaatgatgATCTCTTTTGGAATGAACATCCAAGAAGGTGATCAAAAACATTTGGAATATTAATTAAGGACGAAGTAAATActgtcatatgtatatataaaaataaataaaaattaaaaaaaagtgagtcCTTTGTCAGCatgtaaaataaaagggaattattattatttaggaggtgaaattatttttcttttcttggctcCAAGTAtaagaattttatgtgattataCGGTTTTGACTTATGATAATTTTCAACAATTttaaatacataaattttatttctcaAACTCAAGAAGATGAAGTCCATATCGATGTGTTGCAAATGCAATAACATCAAACTAGTTGGAGTTGGCTACATGAATTCCTTATCATCCATGTTATCACTCCATACGAAATTAAATTTATTGATCGCCATAATTTAAACTCTATTTTAGTATTATTGGACCTCTATTTtttcacataaaataaaatgataaatatgaatattcacACATAGCCTCAAGAATTGTAACCCTGGGATGCCCTGCACCAGGGTATAAATCCAAGAGAAGAAACACAAGCTTACAGCTCATAATTCTCAAATAATCATTGATCGTACCATAGTTTTAATTTGACTGTTCTTTAAGTTCGTGAATCTCTAGCTTCAATAATAACCTCGACTTCACCAATTCACACCATCAAAAAAACGGTAATTACAGTAGTTCCATCAATATTACTACCCGTTTTTAAAAAACTAAattacttcctccgtctcaaattaccGGTCGTGATTTTATTTTACACGCCTCTTAAAAACATTAGTTCGGAGAGTTTTTCTTAAACTATTTTACCATTCGTTGAGCTTTGAACAACTATAACATCACCCTATATATAATTGAGTTGTTTGTAGTCTTCAAGAACAAAACTACTATGGATAAAATGgaaaaacataattaattttatcttgaacctctaaaatgacaaataatttgagacaactatttttagaaaTCATGACATATAATTTGTGCCCTAGGGAGTATTATTTATCTCTAACTCTTTAAACATCTCACTTAATTAACAATCCGCTAATCAAAACATTAAGCTAAATCTTGAAAAGAATGTGCAAAAAtgactctttatttttctaaaacgTCAAATATTATAGAACGGCAGAATggaagtgaaaaaagaaaaagaataaggtTCTATGAGtctgaaaaaagaaagattagTTCGAATTTGAAAGAAACTAGACTAACAAACATTGGATACTCTACTACTTCTAATGGTTAATTAATTTGttgaattaataaaattaaaatctcaCGACAAGACACACTGAGAAAAAAAGCATCTCACAGAAATGCAGGAACATAGAAATCACCATATCATTGTCCGTAGAAGAAGTGAAACACATATATAGGTAATCTTCAATAATTTTAATGAGTCACTGACCATTTTGAGAAAATGACATCGAAATTTCAACATCATTTTGTATAGTAAGGGTCCAATTTCAAATCGATCCTTTCACATTTCCCATCAACCTTCTCACcactttcatatttttttttctcatccgATATTTGATATTCATTTTAGGTCTCAATTAATTCGAATTGTGCTGTAAAATCTTACTATGgtgataaaatattttataaaaggCGACTTCATATCCAAGTTTAAACCTAACACCACTTTAAATAATAGAAGAGTATTTATGACTACTACAATGTTTGATGGTTCCAACACTTCCTCACGGGCATGCGTACTTTGCCCTTCACCAGAAATTTAAATATTCCATCAATTGTCTAATATTAATCGttttaacaaattaaattcgcttaaaataatttacataaaaAAAAGCCATTTATTACTTTTCGATTCCTCCACTTTTttacaaataaaattaaatttgaacaCCATATGGAATAGACAGAACAGTATTGCATGTAGCACCATCAATTTAGAATTGCATCTTCATAAAAGTTTATGATCTCCATAAGGATGAAGTATCACATCGGTTCAAGAAAAAAAGCCAATGAAGTTGTGCCACAACAGCATTAGTtgatcatacatatcatatgtatatgtatagagtTTGCATGCTATAGAATCATAGCAAAGAGTTAGATGTAAGCATTGATATATATGGCGCTATAATATACTTTAAATAAAAGAAGCACTCGTCAAACCAAattcaaaattgaaaaaagaaactCTACAAATTGTCACTATTGTCCttcttttccaaaaaatttaaatctaTGAAATAAGTAAGAGCCTGTTtgaagcagcttataagctgtttttttaaagttaagtcAAACgggccaacttattttttggcttattttaagcaaaaaatgGTTTATAAGCTGgtcaaccaaacactcaaaaaaactaaaaacaacttataagctgttttcagcaacttataagctaagctaaacttataagctaagccaaatgggCGCTAAATTTAAACCACTCTGCATGACAAGAGGTTAGACATAGACCCCACtaatttttaataataattaaaaagtgaATACATGAAGGAGAGGTTAGACATAAACGTCCCCACAGTTTGagttaaaaagtaaataaatgaaaaggaaGGTTATAATGTTGATGAATCAGAATTTTGTTAACCGCTATAAATAAATGCCAACTCCTTTGCTTCATTTTGTCTAGCCTCTTTGAACAAACTTTTCACACTCTTCCCTTCTACCattcatacatacacaaattgGTTTACACTCAAAAAACAAACCCCTCTCCTACTTTAGCTTCTTAGGAAAATCTTGAGAATTAACCCTCTCTTCttgtttcatgaaagttcacTAGAGCGAGATTGGATCAACATCATAAAGCAACTCGAATCCGAGGAGAAAGATAGAGTCATTGTTGTTCTGACAACAGTCAGAACACGTGAAGTGAGGGCGTGGTTTCATTGAAGGCCATAACAATAATGGAGTATTACATGGATGAGAAATGGAAACTATCAAATGAAGATCCTAATAATCATTCTTACAATTCCTCATCCAAGTCATCTCTAAGGAGGAGCTATTCACAACATTGTCCAACAAGTTCAGATCCTCCTCTCCCAAGGAGTTTTTCACAAAAGACTAGTTCTTCTTCCAAGTCTAGGCTTTCAAAGAGTTCATCCCAAAGGTCTACAAATTTCAAAAGCAAGGTTAAGGAACAAAAGGCAAAGTTTTATATCGTAAAGAGGTGCATCGCGATGCTTGTACGATGGAACAAGCATGACAAGCACAGAGATTCCTGAGAGCAACTGTACTTAATTTTAGCGATTGAACTTTTCTCAGGTCACCACGAATGGCTAGCTCTATTTGCAGCGATTTTAGTTGTCACAAAAAGTCTGATTTCTTGTAGTGAGAGTAATGATTAGTCAATGTATTTTGTGCAAGGAAGAGTACTCTTCTATTAATTTTCCTTCTACTTGTATTTGGATCAGATTGTAACTTGAACAGGGAGGGCAGTGAAACTTCAAGAGTGTACCACAttgcaaattaattaaaaattgtaaTATATGATAGTATAAGTTTTTGATTAAATTATTTGCATTATTGAGTTCTGTTAAAAACCGTGTCACATGGTGTAACTGGAAAATAAGTTGTTATTGTCTGGCCCCTATTCAAGAAAGATTCCTTTTTAGCAATTGGAACTACCAATTATAAGAGACATGACAAACTATATCTGCCTTGAAATGGTCACCATTTGTCCCCTTAGAATCAGTAAGAGGTGGCAGCATATATACATTATATGATAACAAAATCACACATCACTCCattattgaatttgaaattaCTCTTTTCACCTTTAGTTCATTAATCGTGAGTAGGAAATTAGGAATCAACCCTCCCCTTTGTAAGGATATTcatcatatttcactttttctttctagaaggTGAGTGTATGCTATGGAGGTATCCTTTAGGAAACAATATAGGAGAAATTCTAGCCTAATAACATTCGGCCATatagtttacaaaatatgtatatagtGTAGACAGTGTATAGTctatactaaatatacatataatatacatattatacacaacatatacatatctatacacaGCATATACAACCGaagtgtatagaaagtgtatactTCAACCATATTTGATAAACTAGATGGCCGAAGAGTACATCTATGTAAGTTTCCCAAGAATATATCCGTGTGAGATGAACATTTAAGAAAGTCAAACGCTGAAAATAATTTCCTTGagataaaatatatttcaccgcaccaaaagaaaaaaagttttaacTTATAATGCTAATAGTACTTTAAATTCTTTTACACAATAAGTGTATTTTAACATGTTAGGATAGTTATATGCTCTACTTTCCACTGATGTTTGATATATTACATGTGAAATAACTACACATTATCCAgtgaatatatacaaattatgcTTTTACTCAAGACTTTAAGCGGCACAatatatgatgtgtatataatGTCGTAGCATCTCTAATTTCTTGGGGTGGTTCAACCTGGAGCATAGCTATCTTTGGTAAAGGGGTTTAATTGAATCCTTTTCGctgaaaattatatttgtataaaaagggtaaaaatatAACATCATAGTATCTCTCCTTAACATAGGTTTTTAGTGTGACGTTTTTTAGATTTGTCTGAACTCTTTACTCAATTTTCTGGCTATGCCACTGGATTCGACCATGATGAATAGCTTAGTTTAAACAGAAAGccacattgcatatacattttCCTTCAAAAGCCATATTGCATATACATTTTCCTCATTGAAGGAAAGAACTTTTAACATATTAAAGGAGTGAACTTCTTACAATATATGTTTGCTTCCTTTAAAAATCGGTAGAAGGCAAAGTTAGATAACCCAATATGCAATATATCAATAATTCCAAAAATGAGTATAACAACGACttataaatataatttcttcctatattttattttatgtgacatttttGTAATTTGTTCTAAGAAAGTAACACCTTTttataattgaaaataatttaagcTTTAAAATTCTCGTTTTACCCTTAATaacattattttatatatagcaATACCAGCGACATAATATATTTAAGATtacaagtttcaagaaaagaaaaaaaaattcttaatatTGTGTCCAATCAGACAAATTCACATAAGATTAAACGAAGAGAATgattgttatgatattatgatttagGAGTTAGGTGCATTTCCGGATGAACTTTCACTACTAAAAGAACATGAATTAGCAACGTACAAATTTTAtagctaaacaacaaaattcGTCACTAATCATATTTAGCAACAGAATAGCGatgaattatcaaaaatttCTATCGGCAAAGAGCAATTTAGAGATGAATTAGCAACGAATTTCGTAATTCACATTTATTTTGTAGTGTCGGACTATCATAACTAAGTTCATGCATAAGATATAATTGAGTGTTTTTATTCAAACTAATCTTTATTTTTATGGTTTACATGATTGTCTTTTTGGctccatatttttcatgtgttgatAATATTAGGGTAATTTTAACTTGTTTgatatttttctaagtgtacgTAGTGCCatatcgggggggggggggggggggggttgtggaTCCTGATGTACATGTTTCTATTCTCTACTAATTATAGCAAAGACACATGCagatttataatttatttgaaaTGGATTCGACTTTGAAAATTCTTAATACTGAACATATTGAACTTTTGCAAAACATCATCTTTCCTTTCAAATTGGTTGCATATTGATGAATATGACTTGTGATAGCACAATAAATTAGAAGATCTCTTCTCAAGAAATTTGTTTATAAAAATACAATAATCAATTCTGAACTGAAAAAAATACATCCACACATAATTCAATTTTAGATGAAACAAAACAATGGAATTAACGAGTTAAAGCCagtaaattcaagaaaattatgaataTTCACTTAGTCCCATATCATGACAACAGCAATAACCCCAACACCTAGAAGCACAGCaacaaacttgaaaaattgaGTGTCAAAATAACATTTGTTTTGTGGTTTAAACCCTTTTGCTATAAGGTGATTGATTGCCACATAAATGAAAACCCCACATGCAAGTGCCATTGAAATAGCGTAAGTCCAATCAGCTGTACGTCCTTCACTTGTTGCATCAATTGCAATTCCTATACCTACACCTATAGGACTTGAAATAGCAAAGGCAAAAGAGTAAGCACAAGTGAGTAGAAATGGCCTCTTTGGTATCATCCTTAGAAGTGCAATGCCCATTGCAATGGCTGCAAATATCTTGTGTAATGAAATTGTCCATAGGTTTCTCCATGCTTCTCCCTTTGTAGCTGAGATAATTGAAGAATGCAAATTAGAGGATTATATATAAGCCATAAAAGTACTTTATCGACgataatttcttttgttctgAGTTTAACCATCCGGTATTCAAAGTTCACTACCCAATTAATCGGGTAGGCCTCGGATTTAAGAGCTCTCTACCAAAAAGATCTCCACTTTCAAGGCTCGAACCTGACACTTCTGTTGAAAGACGAAGGAATGCTAACTATCCCGCCACATCCCTTGGATTTGAGATTATGAGAGATGGTCACAATAAGCAAATAGattttacaaaataaatataagatGCAACTAAAGAAGTAAAACTCTGGTTTTATTtttggcataatacataaacaagcACTCAAACTTGGCCTCAGATGGCAACTAAACACTCCAACTTTAAGAATGCACATTTAGACACCTCAACTCGTCTCCACTGCTTCAGTTGTACACTTctacttacaaaatgatcatctagacaacTCGAAAATTTATGTGCAATCAGCATCGGGTGTCCATGAGACACAGTGGGgacaagttgaggtgtctatATGTGCACTCCCAAAGTTGAGTCTTCTTACCAATTTGAGGCAAATTTAGTCTTGTTTATGTATTCTGCCTTTATTTTTCTATCTTCCATGTAACACATTCCTTAGATGTTCGACGTTAATAACTATTCACAACCATAATGTTTATCGTTAAAAGTTAATAAGATAATGCTCCACATTTGGTTTCTGAAAAGAGCTATAGCTTGAGAAGTGAGCTTGGTGAACAGTGATCTTGCTAGTATGGTCTACTTACAAGCAAAATTGAGTTTGTTTAAGATTTTTGATTTAGTGTACTCATAGTATAGAGAGAGTTTTTACATGACTATCAAGTTAATTGTGCATAAACAAGTAAAATTTCATATTAAACCTAGTATGTTACATGAAAATAAAACATTTATCTGTTATATCCAGTTAATTGGAATGATGGTGTAAAAAATGTTTTACACTGTCAATGTCTATAACTTATAATCAGAATCTCTTGGAAATACTCCCtccatacaaatatacaatgcATGATGAACAAAAAGTTCATGCTATTGAAATAAAGCAAGAAAGATAAATTTTCAATTCCTTAAAATCATACACTAGTAGGAGTAGTTTATTTACCTGATACTCCAACAGCAATGCCTTCAAAAATAGAGTGGAAACACAATGCAAGAATGAGAAGTATTGTATCACCAAGTGAAGTTGTCTTTAGAAAAGGATTTGTTCCATGTCCCTCCTCAACATTAGTTGACCTTCCTTCTTCTTCCACTTCAACTTTGGACTCACTTGATTCATTTATACCCTTTGTCACAAACATAATAATGCAATCACTAAACATAGTGAGAAGGTAACCTGCCAAAAAATGCATGTCATAAATTATTTTGTTAGAATCACctaatgaaaaaatttaaaaaaaattcacgcATTTTTCTGATTGCAAGGTCCCAAGTAACCGGCATTGGACATATATAGGGAGGGGAACCAAGTTTCTAATTATGTTGCTCTGACACTTGAAAAATGCCTCTAGATACATCTCGGATCCCCAAAAGCAGTGCATTTTGGAGGGTCTAACAAGGGTGGGACGATATTTTTAGAGAGTACAAGCAACATAGGTTGTTGATGGCGTAGCAAAAATGAGTTCAAGGAGAATGAAAAGGAACAACGTTACGATAGTGAAATGAATGTCTTCCCATCACTGATACACTCCTATATCTACCCCATTCTATTATCGAATGAAATTATAAACAAAGTAGATTGGAAAGAATATCCACCAGAATTTAAATGGAGTTCCTCGAAGAGTAAACTCCGGGAAGGTAAAGTAGAAATTAGTATGAGAAAATACATTAAAGTAGCCAAAATATATGAACACGTTTAATTCAATGAAAAGAAATCTTTTTCCCGatccatttattttcttaagacACCATACTCATACTAGACTTCAAAGGAACAAATTTCACTAGAAAGGTTCCTAGTTGTAATATGATGCGGTGATATTATTAAGAGTTTAAGTTGTATACATGAAGTTTTTACACTATCAAGTGACCTAAAGGATATTTACAAGTAAGCCtccttaaaatatgaaaatttataattttaaaaataagacaaattcgTTTGCTACAACACGTAAGTATATACAGTAGTATTCTATTTAgtagcaaaaagaaaaaggaggcaACCTGCACAAGTCAACATGAAGGAAAAGGGGTACTCTTTCTCCGTAAGTATACCAAAAGTTGAAGCAGAATCACTCAAGAAATGCATCAAAGAAGTCCCTAAGAAAACACCACCAGCAAATTGAGTCCCTAACAACAGAAAACTCTCGTTCCATCGATAAAAATAAGGCGATACGCCACCAGCAAATGTGCTCACAAAGAGTATGATCAAGCAATAAACTTTAACAAGAATCAATCCCCTTGCGCGTAAATTAATATTTGCATCTCCATCTGAATCTGAATCATGATCAGCACCTCCATGACCATTGATAGTGAAAAATTGCAAGAACAAGAATAGGGCTAGTGTTAACAGAGTAGTTGACTTCTTGATGGAAGCCATGATCATTTCTTGTGATTTTCTTGTGCTATGAGAATTAGTTGAAGTTAGTTAATGTATAAGAATTAGGTAAGATTAGACTGAGAATTTTTATGGTAGTAGTATTTTTGCAGTACAAATTTGACTTTTGTATGAGATTGCATTGTACTACAAAAAGATTAGTACAAAGTTGTTTCTTGGCCGGCTCCTTAGGAAGTTGACAACTTGATGGATATTATAAATTACTAGTTCTTCgtcacgtgcgttgcacgtgtatgcTAAATCATTTAGTACATGATCTTGTAAAATAGTATcaatattattaaattaaagtatataataaatatttatacaCGAAAGAATAAAATACAAACATTTGCGAATGATCAGTGTGGATCGTTGTAAAGTGACTTATTTGTTAAGATCATGTGATTGGATATCATCTTAacctctttttaaaaaaaaaaacttttttatgAGTTAAATATGCAGTGAATTGTATCTCTCCGAATAttctttatagatgatattcttgGTGTATGTTTGTTTCACCCGTTTCAGTTACTTTGTCATGACCAAAATTCTTACTTTTGACATTTATATATCTCATACTAATGAAACCTAAAGTCGATCATGTGAAAAATATACTGTGATAGACAATCCAAACACTGGAGATTAGTTTGACCATATGCTTCATTTATTATCAAATTTTGAAGTTTGACGATCTGAGTTGATAAACTAAGGGTATACTTGGTATTTTAACTCCTAAACTATACAAACATTAGTCAAAAGTAGTAGAACAAAAATTGTAACTGTTAAAAATGTCTATGAGAATGTTATGAAAATTacttgaaggaaataaaataatattaatttttcaaaactcaTAATAAGAGTTGTGTTGCTATTATTTTCTAACAATAAATAAGAAGAGAGACCAATATTATTTGTAGAGAATGGGGAAGTTCATTGGTTCCAACAACATAATGTATCGATTGAATATTTGAACTCTTCTCTTGTAATTTGAAAAACGGTCTCCTTTCAGATTTGAATATGATTTCACAAGAAAAAATGCTGGGAGCAATAGCAGTGGAGGAATCAGGGGCGTATGTAGCTTTCAAGGTGGGAATTTAATTGAAACCCTAACTTTGGACATgaagcataaatttatgtgcaaaaatttattaaaattacaataaatggTAGACATGAATGCATAACTTTTGAAATACAATGGGTTCACTAAGAATCTGGAAAGATTGAACCTATAAAGTTTAAATCCTGGATCTACCCGTGCAAGGAATTGCACATGGAAATTcatatatatttcttttctggtaaccttttataaaaaataaaagtttttttttttttctgattttaaaaGCTCAGCCAACAATAGCTACGGTTGCAAACCAAATAGAACGAAAAGTTGTTAGTTATTAATATGAAGGGTCACACTCACACCTTTtcgaattaatttggtatttttaaATAAGTACGATAGTTAAATTAATTAGTAGGGTAAATAAGCAATTCAAGATTTTAGTTTAGGGGTTCCTACTTATGTAATTTTATTACGTATTGAAAAACTTGACTTCATACGAACTCTGGACATGaaagattatattaaaaaaaaatcaacttgcCCAAATCaatttaataataatcaaaataagaagTAGAAGAAAGTACAATGAAACAAGAATGAAAAACCTAACTTTTAGTTTGTAACATCTGTAACAATATATCTTAAATAACAAAGGACTCTATAACCCAAAATGAAACACTAACATCACATTCTATCTTACTCTATTCTTGGGATTTTTCGAGGTCTTCTTGTGACTCTCAAGCATTAAAGGAGTATCTTGTTTATCCAAGCAACCCTATGTTAATTAACCAGCCAAACAAAAAATGGTTTAATTTAGGTCTTCTTCATCAGTTTGAAGTTGCAACTGGGCCTCATTGGCCGTGAAATTTATTAGTATTACAAATACCAT contains:
- the LOC132051186 gene encoding small polypeptide DEVIL 9: MEYYMDEKWKLSNEDPNNHSYNSSSKSSLRRSYSQHCPTSSDPPLPRSFSQKTSSSSKSRLSKSSSQRSTNFKSKVKEQKAKFYIVKRCIAMLVRWNKHDKHRDS
- the LOC132050421 gene encoding zinc transporter 1: MIMASIKKSTTLLTLALFLFLQFFTINGHGGADHDSDSDGDANINLRARGLILVKVYCLIILFVSTFAGGVSPYFYRWNESFLLLGTQFAGGVFLGTSLMHFLSDSASTFGILTEKEYPFSFMLTCAGYLLTMFSDCIIMFVTKGINESSESKVEVEEEGRSTNVEEGHGTNPFLKTTSLGDTILLILALCFHSIFEGIAVGVSATKGEAWRNLWTISLHKIFAAIAMGIALLRMIPKRPFLLTCAYSFAFAISSPIGVGIGIAIDATSEGRTADWTYAISMALACGVFIYVAINHLIAKGFKPQNKCYFDTQFFKFVAVLLGVGVIAVVMIWD